ATAACGGAACCAAGAGCACATTAGTGAGAATGATATCAGGAAATAGTGATAGAGACCCGAAACACGTGACCTTGACTTTGTATCCATTAGGTAGAGTGACTAAGGATGGGGTAATAAGGGATTGAATGTTGTGAAGTAGGTGTTTGTGGGGTGTCATGTGGTTAGTAGCCCCTGAATCTAATATCCAGGAACTAGTTGCACTATGAGTAGCATTGCAAACCATAAAGCCATGTAACCTACTTATAGGATTGTTATACCAACCTGCAAAGCTAGCATGAGCTTGGGAATCtgatggaaattgaagttgaTTGAACATGGTCAGCAGATGATCATACTACTCCTTGGAGAATCCATGTGGTGGAATAGAATTAAGGTCTCCGTGGAGAGGATCAGATGGAGATTCAACTTGTGCACAAAACACAAACCTCTTGTTCTTATTGAAGCTAAACTCAGGTGGAAACCCATGTAATCTGCAACACTTGTCCACAGTATGTCCAGATTTCTTACAATACTTGCATATAAGAGCAGACTTATTGTTCCTCTGATCAAAGGAAACCCTCTGGGTGTAGTTTCTAGGATAGTTTGATGTAGAGGAAGATGATGAGGCATGATTAGTGTTCCCAACTGAAGAACTATTGGAAGAAGAAGCCTGATTATAGTTGGAGGAAGTAGCATGACTGTAACCTCCAGAACTAAAAGTACTAGGAGCATAGTTGGGATATCCAGTCAAACCACCCTTGCCTGAGCTGGAAGCACTGAAAGAGGAAGAGTCTGGGGAGAAAACACCTTTGTCATGATTGATCTCCCTTTGTTTCTCATCTCTGACTAACATAGAGTAGGCCTTTTCAACATTAGGAGTAGGAGTAGCATAAGGATGTTGCTCTTCACTGTGGAATATGCTTCATTTAAACCGGACAAGAATTGGATGAGTTTTTGTGTCTCAGTAAGGTCATGCATAGCCCTACAGACACAAGGTTTGCCCAGAGAAATCGTCTGAAGTCCATACCATAGACCCTTGAGTCTGGTGTAATAAGTGGCTATGTCCAAGGAGCCTTGGAATGTAGAAGATATGGCTCTTTGTAAAGTGTAATACTGAGACATGTTAGCTACACCATACCTATCAGCTAAGTTATCCCAAGCCTTCTTAGCAGTTTTGTAATATAGAATGGTTTTTGCTATGTCTTTGGTCAAAGCATTCATAATCCAAGCCTTCACCATATTATTGCATCTCAACCAATATGGAAGGAGAGGGGAATTAGCAGCAGGTTGAGTAAATGATCTATCAATTATCTGAATTTTGTTCTTAGCAGACAGAGAAATAATCATACCTTCCTTCCATTCTCCATAACCCTCACCGGAGAAGGGAATTGAAACTAAGAAACTTCCCGGTGTGTCTGAGGGATGAAGGTATAAAGGATGGAAGGGATCTAAGGTATTCGAAGTACTACCTACTGTCTCAGAAGTACTATTGGATTCAGTCGTCATACTAAAATAATAATCGCGATTCTAAGCAACAAATTACCAATCAAAATAGTCAAACACGCATGTGATAGAACAAGTATATGACAGAGTAGAGAGATGTCACCGGAGTCGAAGAATCATAAAACGTCACTGCAAGTACAAAGGAACATGAGCAGTAACCCCAATTCTCCAAAATCCCCAATTTGACGAAACCCCAATTTGTCAAACTCAACCAAATCTAACAATTTGCACTTGATTCGGTGTGTAATGTTACCACGAGCAAAACCTAGGTGTCGCGATGTAGAAATAATTCTCAATTTGAGAGAAAAATCGATCGAAAAACTTGAACAGCAAGAACATTTGaagaacacaatttttttttaaattacttcGATCTAAACATAGACGAGCAGGATacgctctgataccatgtgaaTTTGCGGAAGAAAATACAGAAAACTGGTTGATTTCATCAATCTATCAACCCTAGAATGAATTCGTAGATGAacatttagagagagaaagtagttGCGCAATGACCTCTTTTATTGAGAAAGAATGAAAAATCTGTCTGAAATTACATGTGCACTAACTATATATACAATTGGATAAAACTGGTAACTATGCAAATGTGACTACATTATAAATATATCAAGTGATAAAATGGACTAGGCTAATCCGGTGGGCCAGCGTGTGTTGGGCCTTGGCCTCCTTGGCCTGTATGTAAACCTCCTTCTTGTAATCCAATATAGCTTGAAATAATAAAACAAAAATTATGTGAACATAATTTTACTCCCGGAGCGACTGTGCTCCATTAGTTTTTGCTCAAGTAGTTATCAATAAATCTTTAGATATCTGTCACGTAGGATCTGTTTTAAATTAGGATTTGGTTCAAAATAGATCCTAACCTCATTTCCTAACAATGCTTAGAATTTTGTCCTTTAACGAGGAAAAAGAGCACTTGATGCAACAAAGAAGGGAACGGACAATTATTTATCAAGTCCAACAACGAATATATTATTTCACCATCTTTGTTAAACTTGATTCATCTTTGGTTTGGTTGAACTAAAGAAATAGCATCCCAAGCAGTACACAAATGGTTAGTTAAGATAAAGAATTCATTTAAACTTTGAGTCTAAAATTAGATTTGGTATTCAAACTTAAGATACAAGGGTCCGAAGTTTCAGACTGCTAAgttaaattttcagaaaaaagtTTGAAACTTTAGACATGGAATTTGCAACATTAGGCGTGTATGTCTGAAATTGGTTCCGGGGTAATTAGTCCCTAACTTCATATGAAAATGTGTGACTTTAAACGCGGATTTTTACAATTTCAATCATGTCTGAAATTGATTTCGAAGTGGCTAAACTTATCCAAAAATTGACAATAATATTTGTGCagtccaaccccccccccccccccccgcccccccccccccaccacatACACACAACCCCAACAAACAAAATATGGCCTAAGGCCAAACCGTGATAAGCCAATTTATTAAAATCTGAATAAATTTTTGAGAGGATCGAATCAAAAACTTTTGGAAAGAACAATTAAAGTATATTTCTGTTCAAAAAAACGTTGGATTAATCTTTAAACACTCTAATTTTTATTCATTACTCCATCATAAAGTTTGGTACAATGCTGCTAGATGTGGTGTCTTTAATATGTTTTATATATAAACATTCCCATGGTCCATCATGTAGGAAAGAAGTCGATTTAGAAAGCAATGGGAATTTTTCTCAAGGGAAAAAGTTAACGTCTATCAGTAGCAAGTAATGTACAAGAATCAAATGTGTGGTACAAGCACAAGAATATTAATTGACCTTGTTAGGTACGCATATTATTTAcgtaaaatgaaaatgaaaaatagCAATTGCATATGGTAGAGTAGTaactttgccaaaaaaaaaacacagtaCATCAATCTAAAAGATTTGCTTAAATTTTCAGCAATACCTTCAAGAAGCTTATAATAATATTCTTTTCATTCCCTTAAAAGATAATAGTGGTACGTTTAtggattttcaatttttttatgtTACTGTCCATACTTTGCATTTGCGTGTTTTCGGAGTGGACTTTATTATATTAaggatttaaattatatatacTGATAATAAAAGTTTCTTACACTATCAGATAGTTCAACCTGCAGATTAGTTATCATTTAGCAAGTTACCAATGATTAACATACAtatttaattataattaaataaaattttcaCCGTTAGTGTGTAAAATTTAAATTTGTATGTCATTGGTCCGAGTTGAAAATTCTGTCCTGTGATTTACCTTCGCATAACAATTTTAGCTACTAGGCTAACCTTTAAGTGATATCTTATGAAGTTATGATTGTTAATAAAATCGTGATTAGTTGAAAAATCTTGAGTCCTACTTTAATTTCTCAATTCCTTGGGCTAAATTCATCATTTATTGCATAAAAGGTGAAATATAAATGAAATTCTTGTAGAGTCTGTAACACTAATCTTAAGAGATGTGTTGTTTTTATAGCAAAAGAATATAATATGTTTCATCTAGGGTGTGTTTGCtatgaaagaaatttttttttggagaatATTATCCGCAATACATTTTTGATAAGAAACTTTATCTCACTATATATCAAACGCTTGCTCTGTTAAAGAGTTGTTTCAAAAGTACCATGGGAGAAAAACATGAGCAAAAAATGGTATTATTGTTTtcttttaatataaaaatatttttaaaaaatagttttttaGATTTAATTACCAAAAAATAATTTCTGAATAGTAGTAATAGTTTCGTTGGTACTTACAATCACACTCTAGTTGTTTTTGACAAGTTCGAGAAGTCACATGCATTAAAGTCAACGGATTTTTAATGCAGAAAACTCCCCAGAAACAATGGACAAATTTACCAAAGATTGTATTTTGTGCAAAGGCGTTGCGCAGCCTTAGCCTATTTCTACTGCAAACAAAATACTAACAATTAAAAAGTATTAAGTACTCCATTTAGTGTGAaaaatattcacaaaaatcaGTTTGATATATTTTTGTCGGTTAAACCATAATGCTAATATTTTCCCTTTTGTTTCATAATGGTTACATGCATTATTAAGCAAGAACTTATTCCACGAGTCCAAGAATTTCCCCATTGAAGAATTCAATGATGTGAAAATGCTAAAAAGAAATGCACACGTACTAGAAAAGTTGTTTGTTTTTATTCAATCATTTTGGTGGAATCAAATTAACGAAGGATATGTGGAGCAATTACTTGGCATTCTTAAAAGACTAAATAAGCGGAGAAATTAGAAAAATCAAAGTCTAGAACCCCACTTTTTACCTCTTCTAAACGTTGTCTTAATGTCAATTTCGTTCTACTTAATAAATCTTTgaacaaaataataattttcaAGTCACACGCAAGATGGTGGTAAATAGAGGACTTTTGACTCTTGAGTGGCAATAATACAGTCAAACTTGGGTAAATCCAAATGGCATTTCAACCAACCCAATCTAAGGTGGCTATTTGGAAAATGTAGGTAATTCACATAAAGTGAAGAGTCAAAATGAAAATATTTATCCACACCCCATATAAGCATGTATCAAAACAAAGCGCAACTATATAGTGATTGTACTAGAGTATTTAATCTCAGTATAAAATAATATAGTATAAGAAAAATAATCAccattataactaatgcaaaattTGATTGACGATATTAAGTAATTTTTTGAATTAAATTATATGAAAATCTATTTACTACTATTGTATGCAAAATAGGATACTAAAATTCAAAGATTAAACTATTTAAAGGCAAACTACCCTATTAAAGTAAGTAAATTTTGTATCAATCCCTTCATTTTGCATCATTGTAAAAACAATTATTATATTACTCCATAATTTTTGCATAATTAATATATGATATTACACGACCCTAAGTGAGTGATACATCTATTTtacataaattttatatttaattgtaATTTATTAGTAATATGTATACTTATCATTTAACTACAAAAGCTATTATCAGAAGATTTTTTTGAGACCAATGAGAAACAGTAAAAGTGAAAGTCTTGTCGACAACGCTGAAACAAGTGTTTGTACTGTAGGATTATCTGCCCGAACAAATATCTGACTCCCTGCCCGGTGTCGGGTTCTGTTTAGACCCAGTCACCTGCCCTCCCCGTTTCGGGCAGCTC
The sequence above is a segment of the Lycium barbarum isolate Lr01 chromosome 6, ASM1917538v2, whole genome shotgun sequence genome. Coding sequences within it:
- the LOC132643897 gene encoding uncharacterized protein LOC132643897, which translates into the protein MTTESNSTSETVGSTSNTLDPFHPLYLHPSDTPGSFLVSIPFSGEGYGEWKEGMIISLSAKNKIQIIDRSFTQPAANSPLLPYWLRCNNMVKAWIMNALTKDIAKTILYYKTAKKAWDNLADRYGVANMSQYYTLQRAISSTFQGSLDIATYYTRLKGLCIFHSEEQHPYATPTPNVEKAYSMLVRDEKQREINHDKGVFSPDSSSFSASSSGKGGLTGYPNYAPSTFSSGGYSHATSSNYNQASSSNSSSVGNTNHASSSSSTSNYPRNYTQRVSFDQRNNKSALICKYCKKSGHTVDKCCRLHGFPPEFSFNKNKRFVFCAQVESPSDPLHGDLNSIPPHGFSKE